Proteins from a single region of Dysosmobacter acutus:
- a CDS encoding peptidoglycan DD-metalloendopeptidase family protein: MNAELQIKESDKRQEEQSNAASRAAQAIHTGGERILSLVAGLPGAAMRRVRTLHRQTRRLVREKRAKRFPESQRRVVQLFLFAWGMLPMLGGTLREKTWGLRKKSINAYAHLRAGLERRKIHPALFLSSAAVVAVVAVLSSLYTFGTTVKFDGSVIASVRSLNTVEDACTNLERITARTLGSAYTIDENRIQYTSGFISRSALVDEATLEEELSDQLGLVTYGYSLYLDGELIGATTYEGALEELLQQIRDAYTDENTVSCEIIEDIQVRPEYVPTDKVMNLGYIAELLNSTKAGEVTYTVVKGDTWSEIAERYDMTSKELLAMNPGYDINKIAIGDVLTISNAVPYLTVSQVQQERYVEDIPYDIEYQDSAYLYQGDYKVLSAGSYGSADVVANVTYVNGEETQRDVLSSVTLVNPTTEVQARGTLERPTWVATGSFRWPCSGRITSRYGYRNLSYAKASKNHKGIDIANGYGTAVCAADGGTVTYAGWMSGYGYLVQVDHGNGYVTYYGHNSSLLVSVGDHVYKGQQVARMGSTGNSTGNHCHFEIRYKGTPKNPMNYLP, translated from the coding sequence ATGAACGCTGAACTGCAGATAAAAGAGTCTGACAAGCGGCAGGAGGAGCAATCCAACGCCGCCAGCCGCGCCGCCCAGGCCATCCACACGGGCGGCGAACGGATACTGTCCCTTGTTGCGGGTCTGCCCGGCGCGGCGATGCGCCGCGTCCGCACCCTCCACCGCCAGACCAGGCGGTTGGTGCGGGAGAAGCGGGCCAAGCGCTTCCCCGAGTCCCAGCGCCGCGTCGTGCAGCTGTTTCTCTTCGCCTGGGGCATGCTCCCCATGTTGGGCGGCACGCTGCGGGAGAAGACCTGGGGCCTTCGCAAAAAAAGCATCAACGCCTACGCCCACCTGCGCGCCGGACTGGAGCGCCGCAAAATCCACCCCGCCCTGTTCCTAAGCTCCGCGGCGGTGGTGGCGGTGGTGGCCGTCCTCTCCTCCCTCTATACCTTCGGCACCACGGTGAAGTTTGACGGCAGCGTCATCGCCTCCGTCCGTTCGCTGAACACGGTGGAGGACGCCTGCACCAATTTGGAGCGCATCACCGCCCGCACCTTAGGCAGCGCCTACACCATCGACGAAAACCGCATCCAGTACACCTCCGGCTTTATCTCCCGCTCAGCACTGGTGGATGAAGCCACGCTGGAGGAGGAGCTTTCCGACCAGCTTGGCCTGGTCACCTATGGCTACTCCCTGTATCTGGACGGCGAGCTCATCGGCGCCACCACCTATGAGGGCGCTCTTGAGGAGCTGCTCCAGCAGATCCGGGACGCCTACACAGACGAGAACACCGTCTCCTGCGAGATCATCGAGGACATTCAGGTCCGCCCGGAGTACGTGCCCACGGACAAGGTGATGAACCTGGGCTATATCGCCGAGCTGCTCAACAGCACCAAGGCCGGCGAGGTGACCTACACCGTGGTCAAGGGCGACACCTGGTCGGAAATCGCGGAGCGCTACGACATGACCTCCAAGGAACTTTTGGCCATGAACCCCGGCTACGACATCAACAAGATCGCCATCGGCGACGTGCTGACCATCTCCAACGCGGTGCCCTACCTGACCGTCAGTCAGGTCCAGCAGGAGCGCTATGTGGAGGATATCCCCTACGACATCGAGTATCAGGACAGCGCCTACCTCTATCAGGGCGACTACAAGGTCCTCTCCGCAGGTTCCTACGGCTCCGCCGACGTGGTGGCCAATGTCACCTATGTCAACGGTGAGGAGACCCAGCGGGATGTGCTCTCCTCCGTCACACTGGTGAACCCCACCACCGAAGTCCAGGCCCGCGGCACGCTTGAGCGGCCCACCTGGGTGGCCACCGGCAGCTTCCGCTGGCCCTGCTCCGGCCGGATCACCTCCCGCTACGGCTACCGGAACCTGAGCTATGCCAAGGCCTCCAAGAACCACAAGGGTATCGACATCGCCAACGGCTACGGCACCGCCGTGTGCGCCGCCGACGGCGGCACCGTGACCTATGCCGGCTGGATGAGCGGCTACGGCTATCTGGTCCAGGTCGATCACGGCAACGGCTACGTGACCTACTACGGCCACAACTCCAGCCTCCTGGTCAGTGTGGGCGACCACGTGTACAAGGGCCAGCAGGTGGCCCGCATGGGCTCCACCGGCAATTCCACCGGCAACCACTGCCACTTTGAAATCCGCTACAAGGGCACGCCCAAAAACCCCATGAACTATCTGCCTTAA
- a CDS encoding DEAD/DEAH box helicase: MTFQDLHLLPEIQRAVRDVGYVTPSPIQAQAIPPVLTGRDLIGCAQTGTGKTAAFAIPILQHLHREKNFTHKPIRALILTPTRELALQIKESFDDYGKYLPLITTVIFGGVSQVPQVGALQKGTDILVATPGRLNDLCNQGHIDLSHISCFVLDEADRMLDMGFIHDVRKVLARLPEQRQTLLFSATMPEEIVKLTRQILKNPITVEVTPVSSTVDAIQQSLYKVDKANKRRLLIHLLRENGWYSVLVFTATKHGADRVAKELCREGIPTMAIHGNKSQNARVKALESFKSGESRVLVATDIAARGIDINELSCVINFDLPNVPETYVHRIGRTGRAGHGGVAVSFCNFDELAYLKDIEKLIGKRVPEVTDHPYPMEVFEATPKAERPPRPPRAERTAKRAAKPSAERTAGKEQPAKAERARDQERPQAAAAEPPKPRKVRSGAPMLPGYVVAAADGRRRRRK, translated from the coding sequence ATGACCTTTCAAGACTTACACCTTCTGCCCGAGATTCAACGGGCGGTCCGCGATGTGGGCTACGTAACCCCGTCGCCCATCCAGGCCCAGGCCATCCCGCCGGTGCTGACCGGCCGGGACCTGATCGGCTGCGCCCAGACGGGCACCGGCAAGACGGCGGCCTTCGCCATCCCCATCCTCCAACACCTGCACCGGGAGAAGAACTTTACCCACAAGCCCATCCGGGCCCTGATCCTCACGCCCACCCGGGAGCTGGCCCTCCAGATCAAGGAGAGTTTCGACGACTACGGCAAGTACCTGCCCCTGATCACCACGGTGATCTTCGGCGGCGTCAGCCAGGTGCCCCAGGTGGGGGCCCTGCAAAAGGGCACCGACATCTTGGTGGCCACGCCGGGGCGGCTCAACGACCTCTGTAACCAGGGCCATATCGACCTCAGCCACATCAGCTGCTTTGTCCTGGACGAGGCGGACCGGATGTTGGACATGGGCTTCATCCACGACGTGCGCAAGGTGCTTGCCCGCCTGCCGGAGCAGCGCCAGACGCTGCTCTTCTCCGCCACCATGCCGGAGGAGATCGTCAAGCTGACCCGCCAGATTCTGAAAAACCCCATCACCGTGGAGGTGACGCCCGTGTCCTCCACTGTGGACGCCATCCAACAGTCCCTCTACAAGGTGGACAAGGCCAACAAGCGGCGGCTTCTCATCCACCTGCTGCGGGAGAACGGCTGGTATTCGGTGCTGGTCTTCACGGCCACCAAGCACGGGGCCGACCGGGTGGCCAAGGAGCTTTGCCGGGAGGGGATTCCCACCATGGCCATCCACGGCAACAAGAGCCAGAACGCCCGGGTCAAGGCTTTGGAGAGCTTTAAGAGCGGAGAGAGCCGGGTGCTGGTGGCCACGGACATCGCGGCCCGGGGCATCGACATCAACGAGCTCTCCTGCGTCATCAACTTCGACCTGCCCAACGTGCCGGAGACCTATGTCCACCGCATCGGCCGCACGGGCCGGGCGGGCCACGGCGGCGTGGCGGTGAGCTTCTGCAATTTTGACGAGCTGGCCTATTTGAAGGACATTGAGAAGCTCATCGGCAAGCGGGTGCCGGAGGTGACGGACCACCCCTATCCCATGGAGGTCTTTGAGGCCACGCCCAAGGCGGAGCGCCCGCCCCGTCCTCCCCGGGCGGAGCGGACGGCCAAACGGGCGGCAAAGCCCTCGGCGGAGCGGACCGCAGGGAAAGAGCAGCCCGCAAAGGCGGAGCGGGCCAGGGACCAGGAGCGGCCCCAGGCCGCGGCGGCGGAGCCGCCCAAGCCCCGCAAGGTGCGCTCCGGCGCGCCGATGCTGCCCGGGTATGTGGTGGCGGCGGCGGACGGCCGCCGCAGACGGAGAAAATAG
- the lepA gene encoding translation elongation factor 4, with the protein MKQENIRNFSIIAHIDHGKSTLADRLLERCNAVSKREMSSQLLDNMDLERERGITIKARAVRLSYQARDGEVYELNLIDTPGHVDFNYEVSRSLAACEGAVLVVDSTQGVEAQTLANTYLALEHNLEILPVFNKIDLPAADPKRAKEEVENIIGLPAMDAPEISAKLGINIEDVLEDVVKNVPPPTGDADAPLKALIFDSQYDSYRGVVVYLRLMEGALRTGQSVKMMASGATYQVVECGHLLPLGLEPCDALEAGEVGYFTASIKNVKDTRVGDTVTGADRPAAEALPGYRPVQPMVYCGIYTEDGSKYPDLRDALEKLQLNDASLSFEPESSVALGFGFRCGFLGMLHLEVIQERLEREFDLDLVTTLPSVIYHVTKTDGTVVKVDNPHNYPDPASIELAEEPYVKVSIITPQDYVGNIMPMCQDRRGEFKDMQYLDTNLVELHYQMPLNEIIYDFFDALKANTKGYASLDYELSGYRASELVKVDVLLNGDQVDALSFIAHKDKAYPRARRLCEKLKENIPRQLFEIPVQAAIGGRVIARETVKAMRKDVLAKCYGGDITRKKKLLEKQKEGKKKMRTLGTVQVPTEAFLAVLKLDE; encoded by the coding sequence ATGAAACAGGAAAATATCCGAAACTTCTCCATCATCGCCCACATCGACCACGGCAAGTCCACCCTGGCCGACCGGCTGTTGGAGCGGTGCAACGCCGTCTCCAAGCGGGAGATGTCCAGCCAGCTCCTGGACAACATGGACCTGGAGCGGGAGCGGGGCATCACCATCAAGGCCCGGGCCGTCCGGCTGAGCTATCAGGCCCGGGACGGGGAAGTCTATGAGCTGAACCTGATCGACACGCCGGGCCACGTTGACTTCAACTACGAGGTCAGCCGGTCCCTTGCGGCCTGCGAGGGCGCGGTGCTGGTGGTGGACTCCACCCAGGGCGTGGAGGCCCAGACCCTGGCCAACACCTACCTTGCGTTGGAGCACAACCTGGAAATCCTGCCGGTGTTCAACAAGATCGACCTGCCCGCCGCGGACCCCAAGCGGGCCAAGGAGGAGGTGGAGAACATCATCGGCCTGCCCGCCATGGACGCGCCGGAGATCTCCGCCAAGTTAGGCATCAACATCGAGGACGTGTTGGAGGACGTGGTGAAGAACGTGCCGCCGCCCACCGGCGACGCGGACGCGCCCCTCAAGGCGCTGATCTTCGACAGCCAGTATGACAGCTACCGGGGCGTCGTCGTCTACCTGCGGCTGATGGAGGGCGCCCTCCGCACAGGCCAGAGCGTGAAGATGATGGCCTCCGGCGCCACCTACCAGGTGGTGGAGTGCGGCCACCTGCTGCCCCTGGGCCTGGAGCCCTGCGACGCGCTGGAGGCCGGCGAGGTGGGCTACTTCACCGCCTCCATCAAGAACGTGAAGGATACCCGGGTGGGCGACACTGTCACCGGCGCGGACCGCCCGGCCGCCGAGGCCCTGCCCGGCTACCGGCCCGTGCAGCCCATGGTCTACTGCGGCATCTACACCGAGGACGGGTCCAAATACCCGGACCTGCGGGACGCGCTGGAAAAGCTCCAGCTCAACGACGCCTCCTTGAGCTTTGAGCCGGAGAGCTCCGTGGCCCTGGGCTTTGGCTTTCGCTGCGGCTTTTTAGGCATGCTCCACCTGGAGGTGATCCAGGAGCGGCTGGAGCGGGAGTTCGACCTGGACCTTGTGACCACGCTGCCCTCGGTCATCTACCACGTGACAAAGACCGACGGCACGGTGGTGAAGGTGGACAACCCCCACAACTACCCGGACCCGGCCTCCATCGAGCTGGCGGAGGAGCCCTATGTGAAGGTGTCTATCATTACGCCCCAGGACTACGTGGGCAACATCATGCCCATGTGCCAGGACCGCCGGGGCGAGTTCAAGGACATGCAGTACCTGGACACCAACCTGGTGGAGCTGCACTACCAGATGCCCCTCAACGAGATCATCTACGACTTTTTCGACGCCCTGAAGGCCAACACCAAGGGCTACGCCTCCCTGGACTACGAGCTATCCGGCTACCGCGCCAGCGAGCTGGTGAAGGTGGACGTGCTGCTCAACGGCGACCAGGTGGACGCGCTGAGCTTCATCGCCCACAAGGACAAGGCCTACCCCCGGGCGCGGCGGCTGTGCGAAAAGCTGAAGGAGAACATCCCCCGCCAGCTCTTCGAGATTCCGGTCCAGGCGGCCATCGGCGGGCGGGTGATCGCCCGCGAAACGGTGAAGGCCATGCGCAAGGACGTGCTGGCCAAGTGCTACGGCGGCGACATCACCCGAAAGAAGAAGCTGCTGGAAAAGCAGAAGGAGGGAAAGAAGAAGATGCGCACCCTTGGCACCGTCCAGGTGCCTACGGAGGCGTTTTTGGCGGTGCTCAAGTTGGACGAATAA
- the pta gene encoding phosphate acetyltransferase, protein MFNFLINKLKANPRKIVFTEGTDPRILEASARLLSGTFLTPVLVGNPEEVQKAAEEAGFNIRGAEIMDPENFPEMEKMVSTLVELRKGKMSEEDCRKSLKKGNYFGTMLVKMGYADALLGGATYSTADTVRPALQIIKTKPGSKIVSSCFILVRPSATGENEVLAMGDCAINIKPTEDELVEIALETANTARTFGIDPKIAFLSYSTLGSGKGEDVDKMRNACEKAKAAAPDMAIDGELQFDAAVSPSVAHTKCPDSKVAGHANTFIFPDINAGNIGYKIAQRLGSFDAYGPILQGLNAPINDLSRGCNAMEVYSMAIITAGLVD, encoded by the coding sequence ATGTTCAATTTTCTGATCAACAAGCTGAAGGCCAATCCCCGCAAGATTGTCTTTACGGAGGGCACCGATCCCCGCATTCTGGAGGCGTCCGCCCGGCTGCTGTCCGGAACGTTCCTGACCCCGGTGCTGGTGGGCAACCCCGAGGAGGTCCAGAAGGCCGCCGAGGAGGCGGGCTTCAACATCCGCGGCGCGGAGATCATGGACCCCGAGAATTTCCCGGAGATGGAGAAGATGGTCTCCACCCTTGTGGAGCTGCGCAAGGGCAAGATGAGCGAGGAGGACTGCCGCAAAAGCCTGAAAAAGGGCAACTACTTCGGCACCATGCTGGTGAAGATGGGCTACGCCGACGCCCTCCTGGGCGGCGCCACCTACTCCACCGCCGACACGGTCCGCCCCGCGCTCCAGATCATCAAGACCAAGCCCGGCAGCAAGATCGTCTCCTCCTGCTTCATTCTGGTGCGCCCCTCCGCCACCGGTGAGAACGAGGTGCTGGCCATGGGCGACTGCGCCATCAACATCAAGCCCACGGAGGACGAGCTGGTGGAGATCGCCCTGGAAACCGCCAACACCGCCCGCACCTTTGGAATCGACCCGAAGATCGCCTTTTTGAGCTACTCCACCCTGGGCTCCGGCAAGGGCGAGGACGTGGACAAGATGCGCAATGCCTGCGAGAAGGCCAAGGCCGCCGCGCCGGATATGGCCATCGACGGCGAGCTCCAGTTCGACGCCGCCGTGTCCCCCAGCGTGGCCCATACCAAGTGCCCGGATTCCAAGGTGGCCGGCCATGCCAACACCTTCATCTTCCCGGACATCAACGCCGGCAACATCGGCTACAAGATTGCCCAGCGCCTGGGCAGCTTTGACGCTTACGGACCCATCCTTCAGGGCCTGAACGCCCCTATCAACGACCTCTCCCGGGGCTGCAACGCCATGGAGGTCTATTCCATGGCCATCATCACCGCCGGTTTGGTAGACTGA
- a CDS encoding alpha/beta fold hydrolase produces MIILLHGLGQTPQSWDRTISHLPDSDVRCPDLFRPLGGKEHTYQALYQGLCRSCGEVEPPFVLCGLSLGAVAALHYAMDHPGRVSALILIAPQYRMPKTLMRLQNALFRLMPERSFREMGLGKKAALELTGSMADLDLSRGLSSVACPVKLLCGKRDRANRKAAEELSRLLPEARLEWMEGAGHQVNLDAPEALARSIGDFLEK; encoded by the coding sequence GTGATCATATTGCTGCACGGGCTGGGGCAGACGCCCCAAAGCTGGGACCGGACGATCTCCCATCTTCCGGACTCAGACGTCCGCTGCCCTGATCTCTTTCGGCCCCTTGGGGGGAAGGAGCACACCTACCAGGCCCTCTATCAGGGGCTCTGCCGCTCCTGCGGGGAGGTGGAGCCGCCGTTTGTACTCTGCGGCCTCTCCTTAGGCGCGGTGGCGGCGCTCCACTATGCCATGGACCACCCGGGGAGGGTGTCCGCCCTCATCCTCATCGCGCCCCAGTACCGGATGCCCAAGACGCTGATGCGCCTGCAAAACGCCCTCTTCCGCCTGATGCCGGAGCGCTCCTTCCGGGAGATGGGGCTGGGGAAGAAAGCGGCGCTGGAGCTGACCGGGTCCATGGCGGACCTGGACCTCAGCCGGGGCCTTTCGTCGGTCGCCTGTCCGGTGAAGCTCCTCTGCGGCAAGCGGGACCGGGCCAACCGAAAGGCGGCCGAAGAACTTTCCCGTCTCCTCCCGGAGGCCCGGCTGGAGTGGATGGAGGGCGCGGGCCACCAGGTCAACCTGGACGCGCCGGAGGCGCTGGCCCGCTCCATTGGAGACTTTTTAGAAAAATAA
- a CDS encoding helix-turn-helix transcriptional regulator, with amino-acid sequence MESDASETAPIKRAYIFLYGIIFITSQNILLSFISKIRLIYREICYDASGVRQMYSRIRDSRIDKGLSQKQVAELLGVSYKTYSAYEKGKRHIGALQLIVLANFYHTSVDYLLGRTDKKAPYPKGK; translated from the coding sequence ATGGAATCCGATGCATCGGAGACCGCGCCCATTAAGAGAGCATACATCTTTTTATACGGGATCATTTTTATCACCTCACAAAATATTTTACTATCGTTCATTAGTAAAATCAGGTTAATCTACAGAGAAATATGTTATGATGCCTCAGGGGTGAGGCAGATGTATTCAAGAATCCGGGATTCGAGGATTGACAAGGGCTTGAGTCAGAAACAGGTTGCTGAGTTGCTGGGTGTCAGCTATAAAACGTATAGTGCGTATGAAAAAGGGAAGAGGCACATCGGGGCACTACAATTGATCGTATTGGCTAACTTCTACCACACCAGCGTGGATTATCTGTTGGGCCGCACCGATAAGAAAGCGCCTTATCCAAAAGGAAAGTAA